A stretch of DNA from Nitrososphaerota archaeon:
GCGTCTTTATTGTCGAGGCCGGCCTAAAGCTTGCATCGCAGTATCCACGACCTCAACTGTATTTTAGGGACGGCTGGAATGTCTTTGATTTTGCCATAATTGTATTGTCGCTGATTCCGTTTACAGGAAGCTTTTCGACTGTGGCAAGGCTGGTGAGATTACTGAGAATAACTAGGCTCACAAACAGATCCAAGGAAATGCGGATAATGGTTGCAACAATAGCCAAGTCTCTTCCAAGCATGATGAACATAATGTTCCTCCTTGGAATTTTGTTCTTCATTTACGGTGTGGCAGGATACCACCTCTTTTCGAAAATCGATCCCGTACACTGGGGAACCCTGCCGGATTCGCTAATCACATTGTTTAAGATAATCACCCTTGAAGGCTGGGTCGAGCTGATGAATCCAGTCACCAGCGTAAGCATGTTCAATGTTGTGTTTTTTATCAGCTTTATTGTGATTGGAACGTTTGTAGTCATCAATCTTTTTGTGGCAATAATTG
This window harbors:
- a CDS encoding ion transporter; amino-acid sequence: MESSTKISSLVNSKRFGLAITAIIVIQAIVLGLETFSELADFSNVFEFIHWFVVSVFIVEAGLKLASQYPRPQLYFRDGWNVFDFAIIVLSLIPFTGSFSTVARLVRLLRITRLTNRSKEMRIMVATIAKSLPSMMNIMFLLGILFFIYGVAGYHLFSKIDPVHWGTLPDSLITLFKIITLEGWVELMNPVTSVSMFNVVFFISFIVIGTFVVINLFVAIIVKKTEEAYKQIQSQSTPSQHEILSEIKEIRRMIEDLEKRISKA